The Sulfolobus acidocaldarius DSM 639 genome has a window encoding:
- a CDS encoding AbrB/MazE/SpoVT family DNA-binding domain-containing protein codes for MEKVKVTRNYQVTIPSSVRNVLGIKEGDILEVYVENDKIVMKKVESKRPRIKIEKLMTIEYIEESIERGMHENFS; via the coding sequence GTGGAGAAGGTAAAAGTTACTAGGAACTACCAGGTCACGATACCTTCATCTGTGAGGAACGTCCTAGGAATTAAGGAGGGTGATATTTTGGAGGTGTACGTAGAGAATGATAAAATAGTGATGAAGAAGGTAGAGTCTAAGAGACCTAGGATAAAGATTGAAAAACTTATGACCATAGAATATATAGAGGAAAGTATAGAGAGAGGCATGCATGAAAATTTTAGTTGA
- a CDS encoding MarR family winged helix-turn-helix transcriptional regulator — MAQLEAKEIEILRLLSTLYKQLHKEATRELGNELLPLDVGILNAISKGVNSPVKLAHTFGVSKSAITYAVDRLERRGYVLRVRSERDRRAITLQITDQGKQLLKRIEELYVTLVRRKLSVLSEEELNTLLSISTKLVERNKLTPVED; from the coding sequence ATGGCTCAGCTTGAAGCAAAGGAAATTGAGATACTTAGGTTACTCTCAACTCTATATAAACAACTCCATAAGGAGGCAACTCGAGAATTAGGTAACGAGTTACTTCCCTTAGATGTAGGCATACTTAATGCCATATCCAAGGGTGTTAACTCCCCAGTGAAATTAGCCCATACTTTTGGTGTGTCCAAATCTGCTATAACATATGCTGTTGATAGGCTTGAGAGGAGGGGATATGTCCTAAGAGTTAGGAGTGAGAGGGACAGGAGAGCTATTACTCTTCAGATAACAGACCAAGGAAAACAACTCCTAAAGAGGATTGAAGAACTATACGTGACCTTAGTGAGGAGAAAGCTCAGTGTACTATCTGAAGAAGAGTTGAACACCTTGTTGAGCATATCTACAAAATTAGTTGAAAGAAATAAGTTAACACCCGTAGAAGATTGA